The Chryseolinea soli genome contains a region encoding:
- a CDS encoding GNAT family N-acetyltransferase has translation MKPILETPRLVLREFTEADAADMFDLNNDPLVIRYTGDPPFASVEATKIFIRQYAHYKTAGYGRWTTLLKDPQNRHPLTYLGWCGLSYNVATDETDLGFRFARKYWNNGFATEAARACLDFGFDTLRLKKIIGRAMKENTASIHVLEKIGMTFEKEFEAHGASCVKYYRTHPLHEDYRHRDL, from the coding sequence GTGAAACCCATCCTCGAAACCCCGCGACTGGTGCTCCGCGAATTTACGGAAGCCGACGCTGCGGACATGTTCGATCTCAACAACGATCCCCTCGTGATCCGCTACACCGGCGACCCGCCCTTCGCCTCGGTGGAAGCAACAAAAATTTTCATCCGACAATACGCGCACTACAAAACTGCCGGCTATGGGCGATGGACTACCTTGCTCAAAGACCCCCAAAACCGGCATCCACTGACCTACCTTGGCTGGTGTGGATTGAGTTATAACGTGGCGACTGACGAAACCGATCTCGGCTTTCGTTTTGCGCGGAAGTATTGGAACAACGGCTTTGCCACCGAAGCAGCCCGCGCCTGTCTGGACTTTGGTTTTGATACGCTGCGCTTAAAAAAGATCATCGGCCGGGCCATGAAAGAAAATACCGCGTCCATCCACGTGCTGGAAAAGATCGGCATGACCTTCGAAAAAGAATTTGAAGCGCACGGTGCATCCTGCGTGAAATATTATCGTACACATCCCCTACATGAAGACTATCGACACCGTGATCTTTGA
- a CDS encoding HAD family hydrolase yields MKTIDTVIFDLGGVLIDWNPRYLYRKIFKTEEEISWFLDNVCTGEWNDKQDGGRSFEEATAELVALHPTLTEPINAWYGRWQETIQGSLPGTVEILKEIKGASRHRLYALTNWSADTFPWALDNFEFLHWFEGIVVSGVEKTRKPFPDFYQILFERYGIDPTRAVFIDDNVKNIIAGNALGLHTVHFQSPEQLRRELLALGIL; encoded by the coding sequence ATGAAGACTATCGACACCGTGATCTTTGACCTGGGCGGCGTGCTCATCGACTGGAACCCACGCTACCTCTACCGCAAGATTTTCAAAACTGAAGAAGAAATTTCCTGGTTCCTCGACAACGTGTGCACCGGCGAGTGGAACGACAAACAAGACGGCGGCCGCTCCTTCGAAGAAGCCACGGCCGAACTGGTGGCGCTGCACCCCACGCTCACCGAGCCCATCAACGCCTGGTATGGACGCTGGCAGGAAACGATCCAGGGGTCGCTGCCGGGGACCGTGGAGATCCTGAAAGAAATAAAAGGGGCATCGCGTCACCGTCTGTATGCGCTCACCAATTGGTCGGCCGACACCTTTCCCTGGGCGCTGGACAATTTCGAGTTTCTCCATTGGTTTGAAGGCATCGTCGTGTCGGGGGTTGAAAAAACGCGCAAGCCGTTTCCGGATTTCTATCAGATCCTTTTCGAGCGCTATGGCATAGACCCCACCCGTGCCGTGTTCATCGACGACAATGTCAAGAACATCATCGCCGGAAATGCCTTGGGTTTGCACACGGTCCATTTTCAATCGCCTGAACAATTGCGAAGGGAATTGCTGGCGTTGGGCATTCTTTGA